The Deltaproteobacteria bacterium sequence GCGATGGTGAAGCTCGAACCCCCCGCGCGGCTCGACATGAGCCTCGGGGAAGCCATGTTCACGCAGCGGGCCATCCGCCGGCTCAAGCCGGAACCGGTGAGCGACGAGGACATCCGCATGTTGATGGACGCCGCGTCCAAAGCGCCCAGCTCGCGCAACGAGCAGAGAGTACGTTTCCTGGTGGTGCGGGACCGGGGGAAAATTCGGGAGTTCGCGGAGCTCTACCGCGAGGCATGGTGGGCGAAACGCCCTGCGGGTTGGAAGCCCGAAGACTCCCAGCCGGGAGACCTGCATCTATCGGCCATGCGGCTGGCGGACGACATGAAGGACGTGCCGACAGTGGTCCTGGCCATATCCACCGTGCCCGGACAGGCCACCTCGGTCCTCCCCGCGGCACAGAACCTCATGCTGGCCGCCCGTGCCTTGGGCATCGGATCGGTGCTCACCACCCTCCACCCCACCGTGACCGACCGGGTCCGCGCCCTCTTCAAGCTCCCGCCGGAAGCGGAAGTGCACTGCTGCATCCCTTTGGGCTATCCCAAGGGCCGGTTCGGCACCACCGCCCGCCGCCCCACCTCCGAGACCACCTACTACGAGGAGTGGGGCACCCCGCCGCCGTGGCAGTGAACTCTCCGAGGTCCTGTCGGAAAACGTAGAGGCGGCCGGCCGGCCGCTCCGATGAATCCACTGTCGCGCCGGCGGCTAAAGCCCGTACAGCGCCCGCGCGTTGTCTCCCAGGATCTTGTCGATGATGGCGCTGGGCACCGAGCCCTCGCTGCGGAGCATGCGCAGCGCCTCGATCTGGCTGGAGGTGTCGTTGTGGCCGTAGTCGGTGCCGATGACGAGGTTGTCCTCGCCCGAGTCCTTGAGGATTACCGGCAGGTCGTCGGTGGTCTGGCAGGCCACGTACATGCGGTTCTCGGCCATGAGGTTGTCGGGGATGGGGCGGCCCATCTTCTGGAAGCGGAGCCGCAGGTCGTTCAGGGCATAGGGCACCCACTGGGCGCTCACCTCGACGAAGCCCCAACGGATCTTGGGGAACAGCGCCGGAGTCCCTTCCATGAGCAGCGAGTGGAACGTCCCCACCACCGGCAGCTTGAAGCGCGAGAAGCCGGTCTCGCCCTCGTAGAGGTCGTGGATGGCGGTGCTGTTGGTGCCGGCGTGGACGCAGATGGGGAGGTCCAGGTCGGTGGCGATCTCGTAGAGCGGGAACAGGTCGGGATTGCTCAGGCGCTTCTCGTGCTCGACGCCGCGCATGAAGATGCCGCAGGCGCCGTTTTCCTTGGCGAACTCCAGCTCATCCCGTAGCGCGTCCATGGAGAGCAGGGGAGGCATGCACACCCACCGCAGCCGGCCCCGGCCCTTCTTCCAGATCTCGGCGAGCCATCGGTTGTAGCTCCTGCACATGGCCATCTCGGTGGCCCGGCTCTGGGTGCAGGGCCGCAGCATCAGCGTGGGGTAGAGCACCTGCACGTCCACCTCCAGCTCGTCCATGTGCTTGAGCCGGGCGTCCAGGTCGCGCATCTCGCGCTGGCCGGCGGAGGTGTTGGGGCCGATGTTGTTGTTCTTGGGGTGCAGCCGGTTGTCCACCACCCAGTACTCGGCGCCGCCGTCCTGCTTGACGGCGAAGGGTGCGTGTGCGCGTTCGGCCTCGGTCATGAACTCCCAGGTGAAGGGCGTTTCAACGACGTGGGCGTCGGCGTCAACGGTTTTCGGGGTCATGGCTTGCCTCCGTCCTGTCTCGTTGGGAAGGGCTTGAAACCCGTCCGGCAATGGCGCTACGCGGTCAACGGGCGGGTTTGAAACTTGGCCGTGTAGGGTTTTCCTACCGCCAGCCGCCCGTAACTAGCTGAAAACAAGGAAGTAAACCTCTCCCATTGAAAGCCCGGATGATTCGCTCACGAACAATCAATACATGGTCAACACGATGCCGAATCGAACAGAATATAGCACAAGCGACGGATGCCAGCTAAATAGGACGGTCACTTGGGCGTGGCATCGGGCCGCCGCTGCCATGCACGGGTTCCCCGCAATTTCTCCGCCTCGCTCCCTACGCAGTTTTCACACGGTCTGGGTTGATGGAATGGTCCGCTCGGCTTCATTCCGAACGCGTCGAAGAGCAGAATGACGGCGCACATTTCTGTCGACGAAGGAGCGATGCGACCCCGGTCCTTCCGACACCACGAAGCTAATTTCCAGATTCCGCGCCCTAGCCCATTCCGAACCCTGGCAATGAACTGCCGTCCATTCATCCCGCCATGGTGTCAGGCCTACACCCGCGACTGTCAAGGATAGCTGATGAACCCAAAGTAATTACGAGGCTCATCCAGTGTCTCCTCGGTGCCGCCGATGCCGACGCCGACCAAATAACGGCCTCGCGAGTCAGTCATAACCCGTTGATTGCCTGACAGGACGGCCGACACCGCCATCGTTCATTTGGAACCGTCTGCTGTCCAATAAGAACACAAAGCGTACATGCGGCCGGTACATGGCCTATCACGTCGCGAGCACAAGCGTTCGACGCGGAGCGTTCCGACTAGCCCGCGGCGACTTGGAGTTTCCCCATGCGGTGGAGGAATTCCTGGATGTTGAAAGGGTAAATCAACCGAGAGTGGGGTCATCATGTTGACACTACGCACGGTACTCATCGCACTGATCGTTGGGACCTTTCCGATGGCGGCGTATGCCAGTCCCAATGTCTTGCTTATCATCGCGGATGATATGGGGACGCGGGGAACCGGGTCCTCTGCCTCAGCCCGTATTCTTCCGGTAGTGGTGGAAACTGTGTTTCGAGTGGCCGGACGGACAGGCAGGATCGGACAACCTTGAGAGGGATGTCACATGATTGTCTTTTCCATCTGGAAATCTGTCGAAGCCGCGGCTTTCGCGCTCGCAATGACGATTGCTCTTTCCGGGGGTGTGCAAGCGCAGGATACACCCTCGTTCACGACGGGGCCGGCGAAGACCACCCATCCCGGCCTGTTCACGTGTCGCGGGGCTCGCGCGCGTGTCAGTCCCGTCGGTGTGATCAGGTCGGACGACGGCAGGTTGTGGGTCGTGCCCGCAGACACGCACTTTCAGACGGCAATGAAGGCCGCTGACCTCTACAACCAATGCAGCGGCGTCCGACTGCGTCAGCTTTCGGAACTCGATCTCAAGAAAATACCGGTGATCGACGCCGGTGGTGAGGAAACCTTCACGGCATATATTTTCGCCGATAACTATTTCGAGCTCTACGTCAACGGCAAGTTGCTCGGCGTTGACGCGATTCCCTTCACGCCGTTCAACTCCAGCGTGGTTCGTTTCAAGGCGAACCGGCCCTTCACGATCGCCGTGATG is a genomic window containing:
- a CDS encoding nitroreductase family protein; this encodes MAMVKLEPPARLDMSLGEAMFTQRAIRRLKPEPVSDEDIRMLMDAASKAPSSRNEQRVRFLVVRDRGKIREFAELYREAWWAKRPAGWKPEDSQPGDLHLSAMRLADDMKDVPTVVLAISTVPGQATSVLPAAQNLMLAARALGIGSVLTTLHPTVTDRVRALFKLPPEAEVHCCIPLGYPKGRFGTTARRPTSETTYYEEWGTPPPWQ
- a CDS encoding amidohydrolase family protein, whose product is MTPKTVDADAHVVETPFTWEFMTEAERAHAPFAVKQDGGAEYWVVDNRLHPKNNNIGPNTSAGQREMRDLDARLKHMDELEVDVQVLYPTLMLRPCTQSRATEMAMCRSYNRWLAEIWKKGRGRLRWVCMPPLLSMDALRDELEFAKENGACGIFMRGVEHEKRLSNPDLFPLYEIATDLDLPICVHAGTNSTAIHDLYEGETGFSRFKLPVVGTFHSLLMEGTPALFPKIRWGFVEVSAQWVPYALNDLRLRFQKMGRPIPDNLMAENRMYVACQTTDDLPVILKDSGEDNLVIGTDYGHNDTSSQIEALRMLRSEGSVPSAIIDKILGDNARALYGL